A window of Etheostoma spectabile isolate EspeVRDwgs_2016 chromosome 18, UIUC_Espe_1.0, whole genome shotgun sequence contains these coding sequences:
- the zfp36l1b gene encoding mRNA decay activator protein ZFP36L1b produces the protein MTATIISPFFEHKEVPNKNSKMFNYSNNINSLGGSQLSSVPCSSANFSSCTPIESLQDRKVVGAPSAGGLFQRRHSVSLPSAKLSQNQFVNNLKRDPSVLLGSSCSNNKENHFRERSFSELGDRQWSGSQVCVDGNSQVNPSRYKTELCRPFEENGTCKYGDKCQFAHGMHELRSLSRHPKYKTELCRTFHTVGFCPYGPRCNFIHNAEERRGPPPLSAFNKMERPRLQHSFSFAGFPSSSSWQDSPASITPPPMFSTEDLTEWQRNPFAYSDQELASLFGPSLGPPPVSKPQGPTPPSPTTFCFFQPMSGGSPCHPGSLSDQEGYQSSLDSQSGSESPLLDASRRLPIFSRLSVSDD, from the exons ATGACAGCCACCATTATTTCTCCTTTCTTCGAACACAAAGAAGTGCCTAACAAG AACAGTAAGATGTTCAACTACAGCAACAACATTAACAGTCTTGGTGGATCTCAACTGTCGTCTGTCCCCTGCTCCAGTGCCAACTTCTCCTCCTGCACCCCCATTGAATCCCTGCAGGACAGGAAGGTGGTGGGTGCCCCCTCTGCAGGAGGCCTGTTTCAACGCCGTCACTCAGTCAGCCTCCCAAGTGCAAAGTTAAGCCAGAACCAGTTTGTCAACAACCTTAAAAGGGATCCTTCTGTGTTGTTGGGTAGCAGCTGCAGCAACAACAAGGAGAACCATTTCCGTGAGCGCTCCTTCTCTGAGCTGGGGGATAGACAGTGGTCTGGCAGTCAGgtgtgtgtggatggaaacagccAAGTCAACCCAAGCCGCTATAAGACCGAGCTGTGCCGGCCCTTTGAAGAGAACGGCACCTGTAAATACGGCGATAAGTGCCAGTTTGCCCACGGCATGCATGAGCTGCGCAGCCTGAGCCGCCACCCAAAGTACAAGACTGAGCTGTGCCGCACCTTCCATACCGTCGGTTTCTGTCCGTATGGCCCCCGATGCAACTTTATCCACAACGCAGAGGAGCGCCGTGGGCCCCCTCCCCTTTCCGCCTTTAACAAAATGGAGCGCCCTCGGCTGCAGCACAGCTTTAGCTTTGCCGGCTTCCCCAGTTCCAGCAGCTGGCAGGACAGCCCCGCCTCCATTACACCGCCACCCATGTTTTCCACCGAGGATCTGACAGAATGGCAGAGAAACCCCTTTGCTTACTCCGACCAAGAGCTTGCCAGCCTGTTTGGGCCCAGCTTGGGGCCACCACCTGTGTCCAAGCCTCAGGGTCCAACCCCACCTTCCCCAACCACCTTCTGCTTTTTCCAGCCCATGTCAGGTGGCTCCCCCTGCCATCCAGGCTCTCTGTCTGACCAGGAGGGCTATCAGAGCAGCCTGGACAGTCAGAGCGGCTCTGAGTCCCCTCTCCTGGATGCATCCCGTCGCCTCCCAATTTTCAGCaggctctctgtctctgatgATTAA